The genomic region AACTCCAGGAAGGGCAGCGACTCGCCGGTGCCGTCGTTCAGTTCCGCCTCGAAGAGTTCCCGGTACGCGCAGCCCGCTTCGGCGGAGAGGACCTGGACGCCGCGGAGAGCCTCGGTGGTCACCTTCTCCGCCCGTGCCAGGGAGTGCCCCGGAGAGGCGACGAGGGTGAGGGGCTCGGAACCCAGCACCTCCGTCTGGACGCCCGGGTGCCGGGTCTCGGCCTCCATGAGGAAGCCCAGGTCGAACAGGCCCTGGCGCAGGGCATGGCAGGTCTCGGCGCAGAGGCTGGGGCGGAGGACGATCTGGAGGGCGGGGTGACGGTGGTGGAAGAACTCCAGCAGCATCGGCATGCGGTAGGAGGTGATGCTCTCCATCGAGCCGACGGTGAGCGCGCCCGTGGGCTCGTCGGAGCCCAGGGCGGCGCCCCGCGCCTCGCCGGCGAGCGTGAGCATCTGCTCGGCGTAGGGCAGGAGCCGCCGCCCGGCGTCGGTGAGCTCGATCCGGCCGCCGAGGCGGTCGAAAAGGCTTACCTCGAGCGATTCCTCGAGGCTCTTGATGTGGGCGGTCAGACTGGATTGTGCATACTTCAGTTCAGCCGCCGCACGAGTGAAACTGAGCAGCGTCCCCACCTTGTGAAACGTCGCCAACTGCCGAATATCCATGTCCCCTCCGAGGTCCGGTTTTCGCCGAACGTGGCGAACACAAGAAAATCAGCCCGTGGGAGGGGTGGACCAGAACAACCAGCTGTCTCATCGAGGACAGACGCCGTCAGGAAACGGCCACGCTTTCGTCGCCCTGATCCAGTCCTTGCTTCGCGATCAGGATGCCCGCCTGGAAGCGACTCGTCGCTCCCACCTCCCCCATGATTCCGGAGATATGACGGCGGCATGTGCGTGTGGACATTCCCAGCCGGCGGGCGATCACTTCGTCCTTGAGGCCCATGGCCATCAGACGGACGACCGATATCCGCAGGTCCTCGGCGTGGTGGTACTCGGAGGTCCCGCCGGTGTCGAAGGTCTGACTCCCCTGCCAGACGGACTCGAAGGAGCGGTACAGATAGGCGACGATCGTGGGGTCGGTCACGAGTGCGGCGCCGGGGGGCTCCTTACCCGTACGTTCCTTGGGGATGAAGGCGACCTTGCGGTCGTAGATGATGAGCCGCTCGGACAGTTCCTCGGCGGTGCGGACCTCGGCGCCCGCCTCGCATATCTGGCGTACGTAGGCGCGGGTGGCGAGGCTGGCGTTCGCGGTGTGCTGGTAGAGGGTCCGGATGCGGATGCCGCGCTCCCGCATCTCCAGGGTCTGGAGGAGATCCTGGTCGAGCAGCTCGGCGCTGCGGCCCCCACCGGGCTGGAGGGTGATGCGCTCGTCGGTACACCGTCTTCGTGCCAGGTCGATCTCGCGCCGGACGTCCTCGAAGTCGTCGAGGACGCGGATCGTCACGTCCTCGGCCACCGGCTGGGCCCGCGCGCGGTACATGGAGGACAGCACGCGCAGCTGCTGATGGATGCTGGAGATCTCCCGGCGGCGCTGGGCGATCGACAGCTCCAGCGGCGTGACCAGCTCCGCCTCGGCGATCTCGGGGTCGAGCGCCACGACCGCGCGGCCGCTTCCCGCCGAGGCCAGCAGCCTCATGTCCTGCAGGGTCTTGCGTGCCTGGGTGACCAGGCGGACGTCGACGCCGAGATGGCCGGCGACGTCCTCGTCCCCGAAGGAACCGGTCCGCAACGCGAACTCATAAGTCGCGACGGCCACTTCGTCCAACTCGTGATGCTCGTCCATCGGCCACCAACCCCCATCGAATGCCCGATATGTCGCTATCCACTTGCTGCCGCTCCATCATAGGACACCCCGCGGCACTCGAACTGGATCTCTGCAACTGACAGATTTCCACTGCGGCCCGGACGGAGCCGCAAACGAATGAGACTCACTGGGGGACACGACATGAAGGCTCGCACTTTCCTGACTCACGGCATCGCCGCAAGCGCACTGGCAATCGGAATCTTTCACTCCGTCGAGATGACGTCTCCGGGCACCGGAACGGAGGAAACGTCCGGCCGGATAATCGTCGCCGACGACAAGTGGGACGTCGCCCCGCCCGTGCCGCCGACCGGTTCCAGAGCCGGCGTCACCATCTCTTCCCTTTCCTGAATCCGCGCTGAAATACCGAGGAGCAACCGTGTTCCAGAGGAAACATTCCGCGACCGTTCTCGAAACGCTCCAGGCTGATTCCGGAACTCTGCACTGGCCGCGCCGGACCCCCTAGCGCCCGCGGCACCCGGGGGGGTGCGGGACGATTACGGCAGGTGAGAGTCAGAAGTGCACGCGGCGGTCCTCGGGAGTCACCCGGTACCGGATGTCCCAGAGGCTCCGCCGCACATAGGTCCGCTGCAGCCACCGGTCCGATCCGTCGTGACGGGCCTCGAACGGCGAACGGGCGTGGATACCTTTGCGGTTGTTGATGAGCAGGGCCTGGCCCGGCTCCAGCCGCACTGCGTGCGCCACTTCCCGGGCGACCTCCTGAAGGTGCTCGAAGGCAGCCTCGGCCTCCCGGTCGAGGGCGCGCACGCCGTTCGCCGACACGGCGATCTCCGGGTACGGCCCGGTGCCGCTGATCACGGGCACCGGGTCGGACAGGACCTCCGCACCGCCCGCGGCGCTGCGGGTGTAACTGCCCGGCGCGTTGAGCCGGAAGAGCGGGCGGCGCAGCAGCTCAAGCGCGTCGCCGTCCAGCCGGCGGCAGAGGTCGCGGGCGTCCGCGTAATAGGTGACCGCCGCTCCCGACGGGTCGCCCCGCAGGCAGTTGAGCACCAGGAAGTCCGGGTTGGCGACGTCGTACCGGCCCGTGGCGTCGTAGGTGATGTCGCTGTGGAAGTTCAGGAAGACCGCCGAACTCTGGTTGGTCTGCGTCCGGGCGCCGCCGGCGACCGGAACGACGTCGTGGACCAGGCGGCCGCCCTTCTCCGTGACCACGCCGAGGGCCTCGCCGAGCAGACCGGTCAGGCCCAGCAGCACGCCCTCACTGACGAATCCGCTCTTGCCCCGGCCCGGGCCGCCGTCGAGCGGTGTGGGTCCCGTATCGGTGTCGACGGGGAGGTTGCGCACCAGTGCGACACCCGGGGTGTCGATGTGCCTGCCGAAGTCCAGCACGGCGCGCAGGAGTCCGAGGGGCAGCCCCGCGAAGATCTGATGGCAGCGCGCCGTCGCCGCGTCGATGTCATGCCCCGGGTCGGACAGTCCCGCGAGCTCCCGGCCGATCGACTCCCTCACGGCATCGGGCAGCACCAGGTCCGTAAAGGTCATGGTGGACTCACTCATGTCGCTCCTACCCCCACTCGTGTACCGGCCCGTGGGGCCGGGAAGTCCAGGCCGTCGTGCAGCCGCTGGGCCAGGTGCAGCGCTTCGGCGCCGCCGTCGGCCACGTGCGTCGTGACCTTGCTCCCCCGCATCTCCGCGACGGGCACTCCCGCCACCCGCCCGGGCACCACACCGTGCCGGTGCTGGACCCCCTCCGTGTCGACGTATCCGCCGACGACCGCCACCGACGGACGGCGGTTGAGCCGTACGACGTCGAGCCCTTCGAGGTGGAAGGCGTGGTGCGCGGCGTCGGCGCGCGTCTCGTCGGGGTAGTCCAGCACCACGGACCGCTGGTTGAAGACCACGGCCGCCGCCTGGGTGCCCGCTCCGCTGATCGTCGTACCGGCCGTGTAGGGAGCGCGGTTGAAGCGCAGGACGATCTCGATCCGGTGCCGCAGCGCCAGCTGCACGGCGCGGCGGTGCAGCACCTTCGCCCCGTACAGCGACATCAGGGCCGCCATGTTGTACGAGACCTCCCGGAGCATCCTGGCCCCGGTGATCAGATGGGGATCGGAGGTGTAGATCCCGTCGACGTCGGAGTGGATCTCGCACGAGCGGCTTCCGACGGCTCGGGCGACCGCCAGCGCCGACAGGTCGGAGCTGTTCTTGCCCAGCCACGTCGGCCGCCCCTCGGCGTCCACCGCCTGGCCGCCGGGCACCACCACCACCTCGTGTTCCGAGAGGGCCCGGCGCAGCGGGCCGGGATCGATCCTGGTCACCCGGGCCCAGAGGAACGAGGCGTTGGTGGTCAGCCCCAGTTGGTGTCCCGCGAGGACGACCGCGCGGCGTCCCCTTCGGTGCAGGGCGGTGGCCAGCAGGTGGGCGCTGACCAGATCGGCCGTGGTCAGCAGGCCGGCGGTGGTCTCCGGCCCGGGCCGGTCGTCGACCTCGTGCAGCCGGGCGCGCAGTCCCTCGGTCTCCCCCTGCATCGCGCTCACCACGACGGCCATGGGCCGGCCCTCCCGGCGGAGGCGCTCGTCGAGTCCTTCGGCGAGCTCGCGATAGGTGTCGGGGGTGCGGAAGGTGGAGCCGCCGAACTTCAGGACCACCGGCGTGTTCACCGCTCTCCTCCCGACAGGAAGCCGCTTCCGAGGGCGTGCTCGGCGATCTGGACCGCGTTGAGCGCCGCGCCCACACGCAGGTTGTCGGAGACGAGCCACAGCCAGAAGCCGCGCGGGTTCTGCGGCGACACCCGCACCCGGCCGACGTGCACATGATCGGGGTGACCGGCGTTGAGCGGAGTGGGGAAGGCCGCGCGGTTCTCGGCGTCGTGCACGGTGACCTCGGTCTGGCGGCCGAGCAACCCGACCAGCTCCCGGCGGTCCACCGGTTCGTCCGTCTCCACCCAGACCGCTTCGGAGTGGGAGTTGACGACGGGGACGCGGACACAGGTCGCGGTCACGTCGAGATCGGGCAGACCGAGGATCTTCCGGGACTCCTGGACCATCTTCTGCTCCTCCAGGGTGAAGCCGCTGTCCAGGAGCTCGTCGATGAAGGGGACCACGTTGAACGCCAGCGGCGGGCTGAACCGCTCGGAGGGCAGGTCGGCGTCAGGATCGCGCAGGGCCACCTCCGCGCCTTCCAGCAGTTCCTCGACGCCTTGGTGCCCCTGTCCCGACGCCGCCTGGTAGGTGCTGACGACGACCTGCCGGAGCCCCCAGCGCCGCTCCACCGGCTGGAGCACCCGGACCAGGGGAATGGTCGAGCAGTTGGGGTTGGCGATGACACCGCTGCCCGGGGGCCGGTTCAGGACCGCGTGGTTGACCTGTGGCACGACGAGGGGGGTGTCGGGGTCCATCCGGAAGGCGCGGGTGTTGTCGATGACCAGGGCGCCCTTGGCGACGGCGGCCGGCACCCAGGCTCTGCTGACGGACGTTCCGGCCGAGAAGAAGGCGATGTCGACGAGACCGAAGTCG from Streptomyces sp. QL37 harbors:
- a CDS encoding LysR family transcriptional regulator, coding for MDIRQLATFHKVGTLLSFTRAAAELKYAQSSLTAHIKSLEESLEVSLFDRLGGRIELTDAGRRLLPYAEQMLTLAGEARGAALGSDEPTGALTVGSMESITSYRMPMLLEFFHHRHPALQIVLRPSLCAETCHALRQGLFDLGFLMEAETRHPGVQTEVLGSEPLTLVASPGHSLARAEKVTTEALRGVQVLSAEAGCAYRELFEAELNDGTGESLPFLEFGTIESIKRGVSAGLGVSLLPTATVADALAAGTLVSLPWAIPFTVYTQIAWRRGKTLTREMRVFIDQTMRFLTEEYAQ
- a CDS encoding TauD/TfdA family dioxygenase — its product is MSESTMTFTDLVLPDAVRESIGRELAGLSDPGHDIDAATARCHQIFAGLPLGLLRAVLDFGRHIDTPGVALVRNLPVDTDTGPTPLDGGPGRGKSGFVSEGVLLGLTGLLGEALGVVTEKGGRLVHDVVPVAGGARTQTNQSSAVFLNFHSDITYDATGRYDVANPDFLVLNCLRGDPSGAAVTYYADARDLCRRLDGDALELLRRPLFRLNAPGSYTRSAAGGAEVLSDPVPVISGTGPYPEIAVSANGVRALDREAEAAFEHLQEVAREVAHAVRLEPGQALLINNRKGIHARSPFEARHDGSDRWLQRTYVRRSLWDIRYRVTPEDRRVHF
- a CDS encoding aspartate kinase, with translation MNTPVVLKFGGSTFRTPDTYRELAEGLDERLRREGRPMAVVVSAMQGETEGLRARLHEVDDRPGPETTAGLLTTADLVSAHLLATALHRRGRRAVVLAGHQLGLTTNASFLWARVTRIDPGPLRRALSEHEVVVVPGGQAVDAEGRPTWLGKNSSDLSALAVARAVGSRSCEIHSDVDGIYTSDPHLITGARMLREVSYNMAALMSLYGAKVLHRRAVQLALRHRIEIVLRFNRAPYTAGTTISGAGTQAAAVVFNQRSVVLDYPDETRADAAHHAFHLEGLDVVRLNRRPSVAVVGGYVDTEGVQHRHGVVPGRVAGVPVAEMRGSKVTTHVADGGAEALHLAQRLHDGLDFPAPRAGTRVGVGAT
- a CDS encoding aspartate-semialdehyde dehydrogenase, with the protein product MTLVTDPAAPRIAVIGATGAVGSTLIELLEERGLRYRELYLIASVRSVGRQIPVGGRPHEVLSLEDFDFGLVDIAFFSAGTSVSRAWVPAAVAKGALVIDNTRAFRMDPDTPLVVPQVNHAVLNRPPGSGVIANPNCSTIPLVRVLQPVERRWGLRQVVVSTYQAASGQGHQGVEELLEGAEVALRDPDADLPSERFSPPLAFNVVPFIDELLDSGFTLEEQKMVQESRKILGLPDLDVTATCVRVPVVNSHSEAVWVETDEPVDRRELVGLLGRQTEVTVHDAENRAAFPTPLNAGHPDHVHVGRVRVSPQNPRGFWLWLVSDNLRVGAALNAVQIAEHALGSGFLSGGER